AGAAAAAGCAAAATTATTATCTGGAACAAAATTGTTAGAAGAAATGAAGCTTAAAGAAGCAATCGAATTTTATAATAGAGTAAAGAATACATCAAAGGAAAAAGACATTAAGAATAAGTCCCAAGAAATTCTGACACAAATCGATACTTATAGAAATATTCCGAGAAAGAGTTTGCTAGTTGGCGGTGGTTTATCGACTATATTACCTGGTTCTGGTCAAATATATTCAGGTCAATATGTGGATGGAGTTTTGGCTTTTTTCTTTAGCTCCATTTTTCTTGGATCAGCGGCTTACATGAATCATTTAGAAAATCAAGCAGGGGTTTCTCATTCTTTATCGCCGATTATGGGATTGGTAGGATTGTTTTTTTATGGTTCAAACATATATGGTGGATTCAATGCAGCACAAAGGTATAATCTTTACCAAGAAAGAAAGTTCTATCAAAAAATTCAAGATAACTTTTTTAATCTAAATGTTATTGAAAAATACAGCGAACTCAAATTTAGTAATGAATTCTAATTTTAAATTTTCAAAATGAGGGTAATAACTATTTGTCAAACATTTCTTCTACAATAGCATTTTCCAATTCTCGCATAAAATTATTGGTAGAAATAGTTTTAGGTGGATCACTATTCTTTGAGGAAAAAAATAAAAGCTGATCACTGAAAATTTCCGTTTCTGAATAAAAATCTGCATCCATTTTGTTTTTAAGGATTCTAGCATCTAGGCTAAAAATATTTCCTTTATGATTCAATCCTCCTTTAGTCATAAGATAGAGTGAATCATGTAAGTATTCTTCTATATTACCTGGGATAAAAACATCAACTAAAGTTGGCGGGAAAATATATAGGAGTCTTCCTGAAACTTTGTGTTCTGGTAAACTTTCAAAACTACCATCGAAAAAAATTTTGTTTCGATTAATTAGTATATTCATATTTTGCGTAAGATTTTTAATTTCTAATTTTAATCCCATGTATTTCAATACAATGCCAGTTCTAATTTGAATTTTACTTGGAATCTTTTCTATATTTTTTATTTTAAATTGAAATGATTGATTATGGTTATTTATTTCAATTTGATTATTTTGTATTGTGTCAAAATAAATTTTTGTAGTAAATTGGGTATGTTCTAATAATTTTTCTAATCTCCTGTAAAAACTTTGATCAAAATCATTTAGTTTTCGATTTAATTTAAAATTAAATGTGTAAGTTCCATTTTCATTAGAGGTGGAACAATCAAAGTATGCGCATAGAAAGCGATATAATTTAGAATTCGTATATACTGTATCTCCAGCAGGTATTCTAATATAATTATTGAATTCAATAACCCAAGAAAGAAAATCTTTTATGGTATAAATGGGAGCTTGCATTAATTTTGTTTTTCTAGTAACCAAATATGTTTTACGATTATTGTATTCTGATTTTTTATAACTAGAAATAGTATGAAAAAAATCGCTTGCACTCACTTTTTCACTAAATTGGAATTCTGTCATGTCATCGACTTGCCTAACACCAACGCCCAAAAAAAGATTGTCTTCTTTCTTTATTAGTTTAGATTCGTTTTTAGAATTTAGTTTGCCATATAGAATTTCGAACTCTCCGGTTTTTCCATATTTATTTCTTAGTTCATTTTGAATCCAAAAGTAATCTTTCCAGAATAGGAAGTGATTAGAACTTTTTGAAATACATTGGTTTAAAAATGGCAACACAAAAAATACAATTATACTTTTAAAAAGGACACGATTACATTGAAAATTTCTATATTTGCTTTTTAGGGACATTACGTTCGGAAGAGGTAACTTCTCATTAGCTACAGGATGAATTGGTAAATAATATTTTCATTTTCGGTAGGAATGCAATATTTTTAGAATAAAGTTGAATTTCAGAAAATAAAGTATTCAAATTTTATTTTCTGAATTGTAAAATAGGACAGTTACTTAGTTTTTTTCTTTTTCTTTTTCTCTACTTTCTCTTCCTCTTCTTCTTCATCATCTTTACTCTTTTTTTCTTCCTTTTCCTCGTCACACGATGGGGTAAGAACCATGTTTGATGGTTCATATGTCCAGATTGCACCAGTTACTAACCAGTCTACTACAACTATCGAGACTATTCCACTATCGACAAAACATCCTAGGAGGGTAGCTGGATTAAATGATCTGTCAACCTCTCTGCTTACATCTGTACAACCTTTTTTACTAGCTCGCACTAATAAGCTTTGCCCTTTTTTTTGGGATACTGTCACATTATCCTTTCCAACTTCCATTTCATTTATATAGAACTTAGTACCTTTTTCATTGCTGCTTAATGTAAGGTATTGTCTAGTTCCGGAGAACATAGATGCACAATTACCCAAAGATATCGTCGAAATCATAACCAACAGAAATAATAATTTATTCTTCATATTTTAATCCTTTTAAATAATATTTAATGCTTGTTTTGGCTTTCCGAAAACTCAGAAGATCGCTAGAACAAACTCTAGCCAGTCAAATTTGACTAATGTTTTTTGTCATTTTTTTTTGAAAAACCATAGTCTTTTATATAGATAGCAAAATCAGTCATTTCGAATCTACGAAGGTGTTGGATAGGCGATTAAGCAAATAGGTGGAGTTGCAACGACCGACAAGCGATATACAATGCTGTCAAGTTAATGTGAACGGAAAACCAAGGAGAGCACGAAGAAAAAATCCGTTGTCCTAAACTCCTTTTTGCTCTTTGTAGTGAAAGAAAATCTTAACTTAACGACTTTGTCGTGTCCCCGCGGGAAAACTATTTTTTTACACAACCCTGTAACTCGACGTCATAGAACATGCCAAGCTGTACAAATAAGGAAAAAAAAGGGGGGGGGGGGCCCCCCCCCGCCCGGGGGAGGGGGGGGGGGCACCCCCCCCCTTCCTGGGGGGACAAACCGCAGCATTGAACATCGCTTTGTTACCAGTATCCGTCCTTGTAATTGGTAGTTAATCTCCACCTCGAAATTACAATTGACAAATTCATAGAAATAAGGAAATGTTTGAGTTATGCTTGCTTTACTCCAAAAACGTCCAGATAAAAAATCAAGTGAAATATCTTCCGATAAACCTAGGTATGAAGGTTGGAAGGTTAGTCGAGAAGAATACCTAGATCTCGACGAGGACGGATTCAAATACGATATGATAGAAGGAGTTCTACATTTGGCACCTAGCGGAGAATTTGAACACGGAAAATTACAAGGCGATTGGATAACGGAAATTAATTTATTTTTAAAAAATTATGTAATTGGTTTCGCAGTCACTGAGATTGATGTTTTTTTACCGGACGGTGGAGATGTAGTTCGACCAGATGTGAGCTTTCTTTTGACGGAAAATCTACATATCGTAAAAACACATATTCATGGAGTTCCAGATTTGGTCTGTGAAGTTTTATCTGCTAGTTCTATGAAAAGAGATTTAGGAAACAAAGCCCAACGATACTTAAAAAATGGCGTCAAGGAATATTGGATCATTTACCCAAAAGAAAGAAAACTCGAACTCTGGGTAAACAAAAACAAAAAAGAATGGGAAAAACTTTCCACTAACGTTCTCAAAAGCACTGTCCTCAAAGGTTTCAAAATCAACCAAAAAGAATTCTTTAAATAAAATGAATTCGACGTAAGGACTATCTCTCTAGCGGCTATTGCTTAATTTGTATCTAACTTCTCCCAAAATTTTATCCCACGAATATAATAAAAGCTTATTGCAAAAGTGAACTTTTGTTTATATCATAAAAGAAATTACCCATTCGTTTTTAGAACAGCCATATTTTTGGTATTTGGGAATACCCGATTCTTTACAAAAAAGGGTAATTACTTTTGAGGAAGGGTGTATAAACTAATCGGGAGAAATATTTCCATAATTTAGTAAATTTACTGCCTTATCTTCTTAAATCTTTTCTAAATCAGAAAGCAGTTCAGGAAGCGAGGTTTTACATATAGACCAGATTTCTCTATTATCGATAATATCATATCCATGAGAGATAATATCTCTTAGCCCTGCCATTTCACGCCAGGGGATACTTGCATTTGCCTCCCTAATTTCTTTCGAAAGTCTTTTGGTGGCTTCTCCAATGATTTCTAATTGTCGACAAACTGCTGAATATAACATAGCGTCTTCTTCAAAATCAGAAAAGGTTTTATTTTCAATAAAGTCTAGTATTAAATTACCCGCAGAACGAATATCATGTAGACTTGCAGTGTCTCTATTCATGATAAACTAATACTACTCCGTCTAAAATATTTTTTTTCCTGTATGGATTTTTCGATTTTTCAACTGCGCGTTTAGTTAGTAAATCTACCTTTCTTTTAAAGATAGCTTGCAAATCTTCTACCATATGAAAGTGATCAAAGAGAGACCAGTCTGCATTGTCCTTAAAATCCACCATCACATCCAAGTCACTTTTTTCAGGGGAAAAATTTCCTGTTACCACAGAACCAAAGAAATAAAAATCCTTTACGCTCCATTTTTTACAGAAGTTTTGAATATCTTCTTCTTTTAAGTTTATATTCTTCTGGAGATTAGGATTGGATAGAAGGGAATTCATATCTAAATGCTTAAATAATATGTTTATTTTTACAAGCTAATTTTGAATAATTATTTCTTTTTAAAATCATCTTCACTGATCCAACGCTAATTGAAGCGGAAATATACCAATCCAAAAGAAATTACCCATTCGTTTTTAGAACAGCCATATTTTTGGTATTTGGGAATACCCGATTCTTTACAAAAAAGGGTAATTACTTTTGGGGAAGGGTATATAGATTATCCACATATGCATAACATTTTTTACTCCCCGCTCTTCTCCATTGAATAGTATAAGACTTATCCTCTATATAGATAGTTTTTGTAAAAATATGTGCAAAAATATTTAGTTTCTATTTTTTTCCAATAAATATTGAACTAGTATTATCTTTTCTTCAACACCTTCGACGTTATATTCCTCAAGAGAATAATCCCTGTTGATTATTCTTAGTCCTATTTCTGCAAAATAATTTTCCAATTCCCTTCTATTTATTACGATAAAATAATGATTTTCAACACCATTAATCCCTTTAACACTTTGATGAACAAAAAAAGTTTCGCTATATTTCGTGACTGGAAATCTGACAAGGGCAACATCTTTTTTTGAAACCCTTGTCATCTCCTTAATCGATTTTTTCCAATTTAAAAGAGTGTAATGCAATGTTCCGCTACAAAAGACAATATCATAGGTATTATCATCCACTGAGATATTATCCGCATATGACACAAAAAAGTTTCCTTCAGGGTTAATTTTTTTACATACTTCAATGATTTCCTTATCTATATCGCAACCATTATATTCAATATTTTTAAAAATAGAATCTTCTCGCTTAAATACCTTGGAATAAATCCCACTTCCACAGCCAACATCCAATAGTTTATACTGATCATTATTTATTGAGTCTTTTAAATGTTGCTCACTGTCTGTCTCCAAAAAATAAAAGCTGTCCCTTATAGGAGGTTGTCTTAATAATTTTTCTGTATCCATTGCCTCTGAAGAAGTTGCATATCTTTTTGCTACCGTTTTAAGATCGACATATCCAGCTTTAATATCTGGCACGGAATTTATTTTTTTATATGATACTAGTAATGCTCTGTCTAAGGTTATTCTTTTAAAATCAATTAAACCTTTAATAATTTTTCGCATATTTTCTTTCTTGCGGCTGTTGCCTAATTTGCATTCTACTTCTCCCAAAATTCTTTCTCATTCTTTTCTACAAAAAACCTTTTTGTGA
This sequence is a window from Leptospiraceae bacterium. Protein-coding genes within it:
- a CDS encoding Uma2 family endonuclease, whose protein sequence is MLALLQKRPDKKSSEISSDKPRYEGWKVSREEYLDLDEDGFKYDMIEGVLHLAPSGEFEHGKLQGDWITEINLFLKNYVIGFAVTEIDVFLPDGGDVVRPDVSFLLTENLHIVKTHIHGVPDLVCEVLSASSMKRDLGNKAQRYLKNGVKEYWIIYPKERKLELWVNKNKKEWEKLSTNVLKSTVLKGFKINQKEFFK
- a CDS encoding class I SAM-dependent methyltransferase, which codes for MGEVECKLGNSRKKENMRKIIKGLIDFKRITLDRALLVSYKKINSVPDIKAGYVDLKTVAKRYATSSEAMDTEKLLRQPPIRDSFYFLETDSEQHLKDSINNDQYKLLDVGCGSGIYSKVFKREDSIFKNIEYNGCDIDKEIIEVCKKINPEGNFFVSYADNISVDDNTYDIVFCSGTLHYTLLNWKKSIKEMTRVSKKDVALVRFPVTKYSETFFVHQSVKGINGVENHYFIVINRRELENYFAEIGLRIINRDYSLEEYNVEGVEEKIILVQYLLEKNRN
- a CDS encoding DUF86 domain-containing protein; the encoded protein is MNRDTASLHDIRSAGNLILDFIENKTFSDFEEDAMLYSAVCRQLEIIGEATKRLSKEIREANASIPWREMAGLRDIISHGYDIIDNREIWSICKTSLPELLSDLEKI
- a CDS encoding nucleotidyltransferase domain-containing protein; translated protein: MNSLLSNPNLQKNINLKEEDIQNFCKKWSVKDFYFFGSVVTGNFSPEKSDLDVMVDFKDNADWSLFDHFHMVEDLQAIFKRKVDLLTKRAVEKSKNPYRKKNILDGVVLVYHE